Sequence from the Lentilitoribacter sp. Alg239-R112 genome:
GAATGCACTGGCGAGCCCGACCACTTACGGGCCAGTATTCTAATTTCCGGCCGTGGTCACCACCAACATTTGTACCGACTATCCTTATTCCTTCATCCTCAAGAAATGTCTTGGCAAAGATGGCGTTTTTCTCACCAACGTTGGAAAGACCGGGTATTGTCTTTCCTCCACCAATGATCTTCGCTTCAATGCGGTCTCGACTGGCGCCTTTTTTTAGGAGACCATTGATCAAAAGCTCCATCAGGTGAACACCATAGCGTGCACTTTCACCACCTTCACTACGCGAGCCGTCACCAGGAA
This genomic interval carries:
- a CDS encoding chemotaxis protein CheD (catalyzes the conversion of glutamine residues to glutamate on methyl-accepting chemotaxis receptors), with the protein product MNSAVKKINIIQGEYQVTDDNDVVLSTILGSCIAACLRDPIAGVGGMNHFLLPGDGSRSEGGESARYGVHLMELLINGLLKKGASRDRIEAKIIGGGKTIPGLSNVGEKNAIFAKTFLEDEGIRIVGTNVGGDHGRKLEYWPVSGRARQCILNGSEAEKVVARERKPIVKTAAVAAPKDDIEFF